In Phalacrocorax aristotelis chromosome 6, bGulAri2.1, whole genome shotgun sequence, one DNA window encodes the following:
- the TWF2 gene encoding twinfilin-2 isoform X2, which yields MTHQTGIHATTELKDFFAKARNGSVRLIKVVIEDEQLVLGAHKELSRRWDADYDAFVLPLLDEQQPCYVLYRLDSQNAQGYEWLFISWSPDSSPVRLKMLYAATRATVKKEFGGGHIKDEMFATVKEDVSLSGYQKHVSSCSAPAPLTAAEQELQQIRINEMVGGCCCCPALVEYPGPKEVKTEISVESKHQTLQGLAFPLQLDAQQAIQALKQKKINYIQLKLDLERETIDLVHTSPTEIADLPKRIPQDSARYHFFLYKHSHEGDYLESVVFIYSMPGYKCSIKERMLYSSCKSRLLDTVEQEFCLEIAKKIEIDDGAELTAEFLYEEVHPKQHAFKQAFAKPKGPVGKRGQKRLIKGPGENGEDS from the exons AGCAGCTTGTGCTGGGAGCCCACAAAGAGCTGTCCCGGCGCTGGGATGCTGACTACGATGCCTTTGTGCTGCCCTTGCTTGACGAGCAGCAGCCGTGCTACGTGCTGTACCGTCTGGACAGCCAGAACGCCCAGGGCTACGAGTGGCTCTTCATCTCCTGGTCCCCCGACAGCTCCCCG GTCCGGCTGAAGATGCTCTATGCTGCCACCAGAGCAACAGTGAAGAAAGAGTTTGGTGGGGGGCATATAAAGGATGAGATGTTTGCAACAGTGAAG GAGGATGTGTCCCTGAGCGGTTACCAAAAGCATGTGTCTTCCTGCtccgccccagccccgctgactgcagctgagcaggagCTCCAGCAGATACGCATCAATGAG ATGGTGGGgggctgttgctgctgcccagcgctggTAGAGTATCCCGGTCCCAAGGAG GTAAAGACAGAGATCAGTGTGGAGAGCAAGCACCAGACCCTGCAGGGCCTGGCCTTTCCCTTGCAGTTGGATGCTCAGCAAGCCATCCAGGCGctcaagcagaagaaaatcaactACATCCAGCTG AAGCTGGATCTGGAGCGGGAGACCATCGACCTGGTGCACACAAGCCCCACAGAGATTGCTGACCTGCCCAAGAGGATCCCCCAGGACTCAGCTCGCTACCATTTCTTCCTGTACAAGCACTCACATGAGGGAGACTATCTGGAGTCTGTGG TGTTTATCTACTCCATGCCTGGGTACAAATGCAGCATTAAGGAGCGCATGCTGTACTCCAGCTGCAAGAGCCGGTTGCTGGACACAGTGGAGCAGGAGTTTTGCCTGGAGATAGCCAAGAAG ATCGAGATCGATGATGGAGCCGAGCTGACAGCGGAGTTCCTCTACGAGGAGGTGCACCCCAAACAGCATGCCTTCAAGCAGGCCTTCGCCAAGCCCAAAGGGCCTGTGGGCAAACGGGGACAGAAGCGGCTGATCAAGGGGCCAGGCGAGAACGGCGAGGACAGTTAG
- the TWF2 gene encoding twinfilin-2 isoform X3, which yields MTHQTGIHATTELKDFFAKARNGSVRLIKVVIEDEQLVLGAHKELSRRWDADYDAFVLPLLDEQQPCYVLYRLDSQNAQGYEWLFISWSPDSSPVRLKMLYAATRATVKKEFGGGHIKDEMFATVKEDVSLSGYQKHVSSCSAPAPLTAAEQELQQIRINEVKTEISVESKHQTLQGLAFPLQLDAQQAIQALKQKKINYIQLKLDLERETIDLVHTSPTEIADLPKRIPQDSARYHFFLYKHSHEGDYLESVVFIYSMPGYKCSIKERMLYSSCKSRLLDTVEQEFCLEIAKKIEIDDGAELTAEFLYEEVHPKQHAFKQAFAKPKGPVGKRGQKRLIKGPGENGEDS from the exons AGCAGCTTGTGCTGGGAGCCCACAAAGAGCTGTCCCGGCGCTGGGATGCTGACTACGATGCCTTTGTGCTGCCCTTGCTTGACGAGCAGCAGCCGTGCTACGTGCTGTACCGTCTGGACAGCCAGAACGCCCAGGGCTACGAGTGGCTCTTCATCTCCTGGTCCCCCGACAGCTCCCCG GTCCGGCTGAAGATGCTCTATGCTGCCACCAGAGCAACAGTGAAGAAAGAGTTTGGTGGGGGGCATATAAAGGATGAGATGTTTGCAACAGTGAAG GAGGATGTGTCCCTGAGCGGTTACCAAAAGCATGTGTCTTCCTGCtccgccccagccccgctgactgcagctgagcaggagCTCCAGCAGATACGCATCAATGAG GTAAAGACAGAGATCAGTGTGGAGAGCAAGCACCAGACCCTGCAGGGCCTGGCCTTTCCCTTGCAGTTGGATGCTCAGCAAGCCATCCAGGCGctcaagcagaagaaaatcaactACATCCAGCTG AAGCTGGATCTGGAGCGGGAGACCATCGACCTGGTGCACACAAGCCCCACAGAGATTGCTGACCTGCCCAAGAGGATCCCCCAGGACTCAGCTCGCTACCATTTCTTCCTGTACAAGCACTCACATGAGGGAGACTATCTGGAGTCTGTGG TGTTTATCTACTCCATGCCTGGGTACAAATGCAGCATTAAGGAGCGCATGCTGTACTCCAGCTGCAAGAGCCGGTTGCTGGACACAGTGGAGCAGGAGTTTTGCCTGGAGATAGCCAAGAAG ATCGAGATCGATGATGGAGCCGAGCTGACAGCGGAGTTCCTCTACGAGGAGGTGCACCCCAAACAGCATGCCTTCAAGCAGGCCTTCGCCAAGCCCAAAGGGCCTGTGGGCAAACGGGGACAGAAGCGGCTGATCAAGGGGCCAGGCGAGAACGGCGAGGACAGTTAG
- the TWF2 gene encoding twinfilin-2 isoform X1, translating to MTHQTGIHATTELKDFFAKARNGSVRLIKVVIEDEQLVLGAHKELSRRWDADYDAFVLPLLDEQQPCYVLYRLDSQNAQGYEWLFISWSPDSSPVRLKMLYAATRATVKKEFGGGHIKDEMFATVKEDVSLSGYQKHVSSCSAPAPLTAAEQELQQIRINEDSCSQDSSTEMMVGGCCCCPALVEYPGPKEVKTEISVESKHQTLQGLAFPLQLDAQQAIQALKQKKINYIQLKLDLERETIDLVHTSPTEIADLPKRIPQDSARYHFFLYKHSHEGDYLESVVFIYSMPGYKCSIKERMLYSSCKSRLLDTVEQEFCLEIAKKIEIDDGAELTAEFLYEEVHPKQHAFKQAFAKPKGPVGKRGQKRLIKGPGENGEDS from the exons AGCAGCTTGTGCTGGGAGCCCACAAAGAGCTGTCCCGGCGCTGGGATGCTGACTACGATGCCTTTGTGCTGCCCTTGCTTGACGAGCAGCAGCCGTGCTACGTGCTGTACCGTCTGGACAGCCAGAACGCCCAGGGCTACGAGTGGCTCTTCATCTCCTGGTCCCCCGACAGCTCCCCG GTCCGGCTGAAGATGCTCTATGCTGCCACCAGAGCAACAGTGAAGAAAGAGTTTGGTGGGGGGCATATAAAGGATGAGATGTTTGCAACAGTGAAG GAGGATGTGTCCCTGAGCGGTTACCAAAAGCATGTGTCTTCCTGCtccgccccagccccgctgactgcagctgagcaggagCTCCAGCAGATACGCATCAATGAG GATTCCTGTTCACAGGACTCGAGCACCGAGATG ATGGTGGGgggctgttgctgctgcccagcgctggTAGAGTATCCCGGTCCCAAGGAG GTAAAGACAGAGATCAGTGTGGAGAGCAAGCACCAGACCCTGCAGGGCCTGGCCTTTCCCTTGCAGTTGGATGCTCAGCAAGCCATCCAGGCGctcaagcagaagaaaatcaactACATCCAGCTG AAGCTGGATCTGGAGCGGGAGACCATCGACCTGGTGCACACAAGCCCCACAGAGATTGCTGACCTGCCCAAGAGGATCCCCCAGGACTCAGCTCGCTACCATTTCTTCCTGTACAAGCACTCACATGAGGGAGACTATCTGGAGTCTGTGG TGTTTATCTACTCCATGCCTGGGTACAAATGCAGCATTAAGGAGCGCATGCTGTACTCCAGCTGCAAGAGCCGGTTGCTGGACACAGTGGAGCAGGAGTTTTGCCTGGAGATAGCCAAGAAG ATCGAGATCGATGATGGAGCCGAGCTGACAGCGGAGTTCCTCTACGAGGAGGTGCACCCCAAACAGCATGCCTTCAAGCAGGCCTTCGCCAAGCCCAAAGGGCCTGTGGGCAAACGGGGACAGAAGCGGCTGATCAAGGGGCCAGGCGAGAACGGCGAGGACAGTTAG